The Stenotrophomonas indicatrix DNA segment GCAGCTCCATCCATGTGCGCTGCGCTCCACCAATGCCGCCCTGGAAACTGCCCGGATACCACTGCTGACATACGGCAAAGGTAAAGGCGAACGCCCATGCCAACAACGTGAACGTGGCACCAGCGGCGAACAGCTCGTCGCGGGTCACTTTGTGGTCCTGCAGCATGTAGGCGATCAACGCACCGGCGGTATAGAAATACAGCAGACTTTCCAGCAGTTGTGCAGTGATGCCCAGTGCAGGCCGATCGAGCAGGGCCGCGGATAGTGAAAACACCACCGCCGGAATGGCCAGCACCAACGCCAGCCATGTCCCCAGCGGACTGCGCTGCACCACCCACAGTGCCAGGCCGAGCACGGCCATGCCGAACACGCCTACTGCCGCGCGCCCGGCAGCGGTTTCGTCCAACGCCGGGTACAGCAGTACCGACAGCAGCTGTGCGCCGAGCAGCCAGGCAGAGGGATGACGGCGGGCGATGGCCAGCCAGCGGGTGGTGACAGCAATGGGCATGGTTCCGTGTCCCCGGGGAACGATGGGGCGAGGATAGCGGCATGTCGGTGAGATGGGTGACTGGACGGTGCCGGGCATGACCCGGCACTGCCCCTCTGCGATCAGCCCTGCTGGTACACCTCGGCGCCGGCCGCACGGAACTGCTCGGACTTTTCCTGCATGCCCTTCTCGGCGTACTCGCGCACATCCTGGGTGATCTTCATCGAACAGAAATGCGGGCCGCACATCGAGCAGAAGTGGGCCAGCTTGTGCGCGTCCCTGGGCAGGGTCTCGTCGTGGAATCCCTTGGCCTTCTCCGGGTCCAGGCCAAGGTGGAACTGGTCTTCCCAGCGGAATTCGAAGCGTGCCTTGCTCAGCGCGTTGTCACGCACCTGCGCACCCGGATGCCCCTTGGCCAGGTCAGCAGCATGGGCGGCGATGCGATAGGCCATGATGCCGTCGCGCACATCCTGCCGGTTGGGCAGGCCCAGGTGCTCCTTCGGCGTGACATAGCAGAGCATGGCAGTACCGAACCAACCGATCATTGCCGCGCCGATCGCGCTGGTAATGTGGTCGTAGCCCGGCGCGATGTCGGTGGTCAGCGGGCCGAGCGTGTAGAACGGTGCCTCGCCGCACTCGCGCAGCTGCTTGTCCATGTTCTCCTTGATCAGCTGCATCGGCACATGGCCTGGACCTTCGATCATGGTCTGCACGTCGTGCTTCCAGGCAATCTTCGTCAACTCGCCCAGCGTTTCCAGCTCGCCGAACTGCGCGGCGTCGTTGGCATCGGCGATGCAGCCCGGGCGCAGGCCATCGCCCAGCGAGAAGGTCACGTCGTAGGCCTTCATGATTTCGCAGATGTCTTCGAAATGCGTGTAGAGGAAGTTTTCCTTGTGGTGGGCCAGGCACCACTTGGCCATGATCGAACCGCCACGACTGACGATACCGGTAACCCGCTTGGCGGTGAGTGGCACATAGCGCAGCAGCACGCCGGCATGGATGGTGAAGTAGTCCACGCCCTGCTCGGCCTGTTCAATCAGGGTGTCGCGGAAGATCTCCCAGGTCAGCGCTTCGGCGCGGCCGTCGACCTTCTCCAGCGCCTGGTAGATCGGCACCGTACCGATCGCCACCGGCGAATTGCGGATGATCCACTCGCGCGTTTCGTGGATGTGCTTGCCGGTGGACAGGTCCATCACCGTGTCGCCGCCCCAGCGGATCGCCCACACCAGCTTTTCCACTTCCTCGGCAATGCCCGAGGACACCGCGCTGTTGCCGATGTTGGCGTTGATCTTGGTGAGGAAGTTGCGGCCGATGATCATCGGCTCGCTTTCCGGGTGATTGATGTTGTTGGGCAGCACCGCACGGCCGCGGGCGATTTCCTCGCGCACGAATTCCGGGGTGATGAACTGCTGGATCGACGCGCCGAATGCCTCGCCCGGATGCTGCTGCAGCAGTGTGGCATCACGGATCGCCTGCAGCCGCTGGTTCTCGCGGATGGCGACGAATTCCATTTCCGGGGTGATGATGCCGCGGCGCGCATAGTGCATCTGGGTGACGTTGGCGCCGGCCTGCGCGCGACGTGGCAGGCTGCGCGCGGGGAAACGCACCGGATCCAGCTTCGGATCATGCTCGCGCGCGCGGCCGAACGAGGAGCTGAGGCCGTCGAGCTGCTCGGTGTCGTTGCGCTCCTCCACCCAGCCACGCCGCAGTGCCGGCAGGCCCGCAGACAGGTCGATGCGCACGTCCGGATCGGTGTACGGACCGGAGGTATCGTAGACGGTGACCGGTGCGTTCTCTTCGCCACCAAACACGGTGGGTGTGCGGGTCAGCGCGATCTCGCGCATCGGCACCTGCAGGTCCGGGCGCGAGCCGGGCACGTGGATCTTGCGCGAGCCGGGTATGGGCCGGGTCACGGATTCGGAGAGTTGCTGGGCCTGTTGTTGCAGGGCGGAGAGCTGTGCGTTCATCGGGCATCGTCCAGGAAGGTCAGGGACGAAGCGGCGGCGCACTGCCACCGCGCCCGGACGGCACCAGGGCGCTCCTTGGGCAGGTTCCGGGTACGGCTGCATTGCGAAGCTTCCCTACGCCGGTATGAGCCGGATCAGGTTCCAAGGGACTATCTCAACCGTGGCCACAAGGCCGCGGTACCCCCGCTTCTTGGCGTGCATTAGAGCATAGACCGCCTGCCTCCGGGGTTGCCTCCGGGGTCAGATCCGTTTCCTGCGGAAAACGGATCTGACCCCCAATCGCCATTCGTTAACACAATCGTGACGTCGCATTCAGTAACGTGCACGTGCGCCGCACCGTTGCAAGCGGTGCTTTCCCTGCCGCCATCGCGGCTCCTGTCCGGTACGCGCACGCTGTCGCTGGACCACTCCCTGCAAGCTTTCGCTCGCTCCCCTCAATCCCTTGATCGGAGAAGCTCCTTCATGGTGTTTCGCATTTCCATCGCACTGGTGCTTGCCCTGGCGCTGCTGGCCGGCCTCGCGCCCGGCCCCTTCAATACCGTCGTGCAGGCGGCGCTGGCTGATGTCATCCGCAGCGTCGGTTGGCTGTACCTGCTGGTGGTATTCCTGGCACTGGTATTCCTGATGTACCTGGCCTTCGGCCGCTTCGGCAACCTGCGCATCGGTGGCGAAGACGCCGAACCCGAGTTCTCGCGCGCCAGCTGGATGTCGATGCTGTTCGCCGCCGGCATGGGCATCGGCCTGGTGTTCTGGGGAGCGGCCGAGCCCATCTCGCACTTCACCAAGCCACCGGAAGGCCTTTCGCCACAGAGCATGGATGCTGCGCGGGCATCGATGCGTTATGCATTCTTCCATTGGGGACTGCATCCGTGGGCGATCTATGCACTGATCGGTCTGGCGATGGCCTGGTTCCAGTTCAACCGCAATGGACGCGGGCTGGTCAGCGATATGCTGCAGCCGATCATCGGCCGCCACCATCGTGGCTGGATCGGCCGTGTCGTCAACATCGCGGCGGTGGTCGCCACGGCGATCGGCGTGGCGACGACGCTCGGCTTCGGCACCATCCAGATCGCCGCGGGCGTGGAGCGCGTGTTCGGCCTGCAGGCTACGGTACCGGTGCAGATGACGATCATCGCCATTGCCTTCGTGCTGTACATGGCCTCCACCGCCAGCGGCGTGGAGCGCGGCGTGAAGTGGCTGTCCAACTTCAACCTGGCGCTGGCCGCGTTGCTGGCCGCGACCGTACTGGTGCTGGGACCGACCGGATTCATCTTCGATACGTTCACCACCACGCTGGGCTCCTACCTCAACCAGCTGGTGACCATGAGCCTGCGCATGTCGCCGTTCTCCGGCAGCACATGGGTGGCAGACTGGACGATCTTCTACTGGGCCTGGTGGATTTCGTGGGCCCCGTTCGTGGGTTCCTTCATCGCGCGCATCTCGCGCGGCCGCAGCGTGCGCGAGTTCGTGATCGGCGTGGTGTTGGCACCAACCCTGCTGGGCTTCTTCTGGTTTGCCGTGTTCGGCGGAACGGCACTGTGGGCACAGATCTTTGGCCACGCCGACCTTGTGCAGGCGCTGGGCAATGGCTATGAGACGGTGCTGTTCACCCTGTTCGACAGCCTGCCGGCATCGCTGATGCTGTCGGCGGTGGCATTGGTACTGTTGACGATCTTCTTCGTGACCTCGGCCGATTCGGCGGTACTGGTGCTGGCAAGCATGTCCACCGACGAAGCCGGGGATCCACCGCTGAAGCGCAAGCTGGCGTGGGGCATCGCGGTAGCGTTGATTGCGGCGGCATTGCTGCTGGCGGGTGGGCTGGAGGCGCTGCAGGGAATGATCACGATCGCAGCATTGCCGTTCGCACTGCTGATGGTGCTGGTGATGGTGTCGCTGTACCGGGTGCTGGACCAGGAGTACACGCGGGAGCGCCGGCAAGCACAGCGCCAGCGGCGCATGATCGATGCGTGGATCGCGCGCGAGATGGCGGCACAGGAAGAGACCCAGGCGGAGGCGGCGCGCGCGCAGGATTCGGATTGAGGGTGTTTTGCAGCCTGCGGCTGCACCGCTTTTTTCAAGCAACGGCAACAGCACAAGCGGCTCTGGGTTTCTGCTGGTTGGGCGGGGCGGTATGGGTGGGCAGGACACGCCGTAAACCCGTCCATGGGGGCTCGATGGCGCCATCCATGGCGCCAACGGTCCTGCCCACCCACACCGCCCCACCCCTGACAGTTGCCCGGTGACGGCAGTAGATCCACGCCATGCGTGGATGAAGGTGTATCGGAAAACAAGAAGGGGTCGGATCCGTTTTCCTCTGGAAAACGGATCCGACCCCAACCATCAGCACGCGGCTGTTGCCTTTGCTTTTGCTCTTCTTCTTTCTATTCCTGCGGTGGAGGCCGCAGGAAACTGTCAGGGGCCGGGCGGGTGGGCTGGGCGGGGGTGTCAGCCGCATGGATGCGGCTGCCAAGCCTCCAAGGACGGATTCACGGCGTCCCCCGACCAGCCCACCCGCCCGGCCCAATTACATGATCCCGCTTCTACGAACCCCCACCGCAGAGGGGGCTCAGCCCGTTGGCCGGGAAACCTCAATACCCCGCCGCCTGCCCATCCTTGCGACTCTCCGATGCGCCGTAATACACGCCCGTTTCCGGATCACGCAGGATCGCCTGGTAGCCGCCATACGGACCATCGGCGAACACCACGCGATGCCCCTTGCGCATCAGCGCACGAACCGTCTCGTACGGGAACCCGGTCTCCAGATTGACCTCGCCGCCATCGGTCATCGTCGTCGCCTGCCCGGTCGGTTCGGTCGAGCCCTCGTGCTGGATGCGCGGCGCATCGCCGGCTTCCTGCAGGTTCATGCCGAAGTCCACCAGGTTCATCACGATCTGCGCGTGTCCCTGTGGCTGCATCGCACCGCCCATCACGCCGAAGCTGGCGTACGGCTTGCCGCCCTTGGTGATGAAGGCCGGAATGATGGTCTGGAAGGGGCGCTTGCCCGGTGCGTAGCCATTGGGATGGTTCCTCTGCAACACGAACATCTCGCCGCGATCCTGCAGGATGAAGCCCAGCCCCGGCGGTGCCATGCCGCTGCCCATGCCGCGGTAGTTGGACTGGATCAGCGACACCATCATGCCGTCGGCGTCGGCCACCGTCATGTAGATCGTGTCGCCCTCTTCCAGCTGCTTCGGCGTACCCGGCTGTACTTCCTTCAGCGCCTTGTCCATCGAGATCAGCGCGCGGCGCTGCGCGGCGTAATCCTTGGAAATCAGCTTCTGTACCGGCGCCGGCTGGAACGCCATGTCGGCGTAGAAGCGCGCACGGTCGGCGAAGGCCAGCTTCTTTGCTTCCACGAACAGATGCACGTGTTCGGGTGAGCCGAACGGAATCTTCGAAAAGTCGTAGCCTTCCAGTACGTTGAGGATCTGCAGCGCGGCAATGCCCTGGCTGTTGGGCGGAAGCTCCCACACGTCATAGCCGCGGTAATTGCTGCTGACCGGTTCAACCCACTCGCCATGATGATCGGCCATGTCCTGGTAGCTCAGGTAGCCGCCATTCTTCTTGAAGTAATCGCCGATGGTGTGGGCAATGTCGCCCTTGTAGAAAGCATCACGCCCGCCGTCGGCAATCTTCTGCAGGGTGTCTGCCAGGTTCGGGTTCTTCCACATCTCGCCCTTGCGCGGGGCATGGCCATCGATGGTGAACTGCTCATTGAAACCCGGATACTGCGACAGCTTCGGTACCGAGCGATCCCAGTAATAGGCGATCACTTCGGCCACCGGATGACCTTCGCGCGCGTAGCGGATGGCTGGCGCCAGATTATCGGCCATCGACTTGCGGCCGAACCGGTCGTGCAACGCGAACCAGCCATCCACCGCGCCCGGCACCGATACCGGCAGCGGACCGGTGGCCGGGATCTCCTTCAGGCCCCGACGCTGGAACTCGGCCAGGGTGAGCGACTTCGGCGAGCGGCCGGAGCCGTTGTAGCCGTAGAGTTTCTGCGTCTTCGGGTCCCACACGATGGCGAACAGGTCGCCGCCGACGCCGTTGCCGGTGGGTTCCATCAGGCCCAGCGCTGCGTTGGCAGCGATGGCGGCATCGACGGCCGAGCCACCGGCCTTCATCACGTCCAGCGCGATCTGGGTGGCCAGCGGCTGCGAGGTGGCGGCCATCGCATGCGGGGCGATCACCTCCGAACGGGTGGCGAAGGTGTGGCCGGTGATACGGTCGGCAGCCTGGGACAGCATGGGCACGGCAGCCAGCACGGCAGCAGCCAGCAGGGAACGGGCAAGACGTCGGGACACGGTCGGGTTCCGATGGAAGGGTGGTGACCCGATCTTCGCTGCTGCGGCGATCAGGGGCCATCGGGCATAGGTCATGGACGCCTCATGGAGGGCGCCATTGCCACGAACGCATCGCAATGCGCACGGAACCTCTCGCGGCACACGGGGCCCTGCACGACCCGGCGAGCGCAGCTGGTATCGCCGGAATCCGCGCAAAAAACCCGTCGAAAAGAGTGAATTCGGGTTCACCGAAACACTTTCAGCGGCAACCATCCTTGTGCCACAAGCGATTGCACTGCATGCAGTGGAAACTGACGGGAATATCGCTGCGAGGGTTGACAGCGCGGAAACGGCTGTGGTTTTCTCGATCACATGTTGCATCACAACACGCCACCGCGAACCCACATCGAAGCCGCCGATACCGGCGCCGCCTCGCTGCGTTCGATTCTTGTGCTCGTACTTATTACCCAACCAACAGGTGCGGGACGAGCCAGCGTGTAAGCAGCAAATACACCGGAACTCATCAAAACCCGCACCCGCCCAGGTGCGGGTTTTTTCATTTCAGGACCTGGTTTCAGACGCAACCACCATGACCAACACCCATCCCACAACCCGGACCCGCTGCACCACGAACCCTCGTGGTGGCAGTACCTGTGCGATGCGCGGCGCTGCCCTCCCCGCTTTTCCCTGACCGGCCGGTACGTCGATTCGACTGCCGGCCGTCTTTTTTCTTCCCACCCGCAAGGAACCTCCCCCATGAGCACCAACGAACTGCCCCAGACCAAGATCGCCGTCATCGGCTACGGCAGCCAGGGCCGCGCGCACGCGCTGAACCTGCGTGAATCCGGCTTCGATGTGGTGGTAGGCCTGCGCCCGGGCGGCCCCACCGAGGTCAAGGCGCAGGCCGATGGCTTCACCGTGAAGGCACCGGCCGATGCGGTGAAGGATGCCGACCTGGTCGCGGTGCTGACCCCGGACATGGTGCAGAAGAAGCTGTACGAGGACGTGCTGGCGTCGAACATGAAGCAGGGCGCGGTGCTGCTGTTCGCGCATGGTCTGAACGTGCACTTCGACATGATCAAGCCGCGCGAAGACCTGGACGTCGTGCTGGTCGCACCGAAGGGCCCGGGTGCACTGGTCCGTCGCGAATATGAAATCGGCCGCGGTGTGCCATGCATCTGGGCGGTCTACCAGGACAAGAGCGGCAAGGCCGCCGAGTACGCACTTGCCTATGCGGCCGGCCTGGGTGGCGCACGTGCCAACCTGATCCAGACCACCTTCAAGGAAGAAACCGAAACCGATCTGTTCGGTGAGCAGGCGGTGCTGTGCGGCGGCGCTTCGGCACTGGTGCAGGCGGGCTTCGAGACGCTGGTGGAAGCCGGTTACCAGCCGGAAATCGCCTACTACGAAGTGCTGCACGAACTGAAGCTGATCGTCGACCTGTTCTACGAAGGCGGCATCTCGCGCATGTTGGAGTTCATCTCCGAAACCGCGCAGTACGGCGACTATGTCAGCGGCCCGCGGGTGATCGACGCTGGTACCAAGGAACGCATGAAGGAAGTGCTGAAGGACATTCAGGACGGCACCTTCACCAAGAACTGGGTGGCCGAGTACGAAGCGGGCCTGCCGAACTACAACAGGTTCAAGCAGGCCGACCTGGAGCATCCGATCGAGAAGGTAGGCAAGGAACTGCGCGCCAAGATGGTCTGGTTGCAAGGTCAAGCCGCGTAACAACGCGGCACCCCCACCCGCTCTGCAAGGTTCCCCCATGAACTCTCCCACACACCGCAGCGCGCCGCCCAACGGCGCGCGCTGGCTGACCCAGGCGCTGGAGGCCGAGGGTGTCCGTACGCTGTTCGGCTACCCGGGCGGCACCATCATGCCGTTCTACGACGCGCTGGTGGATTCGTCGCTGAAGCACATCCTGGTGCGCCATGAGCAGGGTGCGGCACTGGCCGCCAACGGCTTTGCGCGCGCCAGTGGCCAGGTCGGCGTCTGCGTGGCGACCTCCGGGCCGGGCGCGTCGAACCTGGTCACCGGCATCGCCGATGCGATGCTCGATTCGGTGCCGATGGTCTGCATCACCGGCCAGGTCGCCACGCCGCTGCTGGGCACCGATGCGTTCCAGGAACTGGATGTGTTCGGCCTGACGATGCCGATCGTCAAGCACAGCTGGCTGGTGCGCAGCGTCGATGATCTGCCGCGCGTGGTGGCCGATGCCTTCCGCATCGCCCGCGAGGGCCGTCCCGGCCCGGTGCTGATCGACCTGCCCAAGGATGTGCAGCTGGCCGATGCCAGCCACCTGCCGGCGCACGTCCCGGCCAGCGTGGAGCCGCCGCCAGCCGCCGACGCCGACGCCATCGCCGAGGCCATCACCGCATTGGCTGCGGCCGAAAAGCCGGTGGTCTATGCCGGTGGCGGCATCGCCCTGGGCGATGCCGTGCAGGACCTGCGCGCGTTCGTCGAAGCCAGCGCCATTCCTACCGTTATGACCCTGCGTGGGCTGGGCGCGCTGCCTCCCCAGCACCCGCAGTCGTTGGGCATGCTGGGCATGCACGGCACCCGCGCGGCGAACATGGCCGTGCAGGAGAGCGACCTGCTGCTGGTGCTGGGTGCGCGCTTCGATGATCGGGCGACCGGCAAGCTGGCCGAGTTCGCGCCCTTTGCCCGCGTGGTTCACATCGATGCCGATGCGTACGAGATCTCCAAGCTGCGCAGCGCCGATGTCGCCGTGCCCGGCAACGTCGGTCACGCCATCCGCGCCCTGCGTGCGGCCTTCCCCTCCCCCAAGGCCCACCAGGACGCATGGCGCAAGCGCTGCGCACAGCATCGTGATCGTTTTGCCGCACGCTACGACGCGCCGGGCCAGCACATCTACGCCCCGGCGCTGCTGAAGCGCCTGAGCGAACTGGCGCCGGCCGATACCGTGGTGGCCTGCGACGTCGGCCAGCACCAGATGTGGGTCGCGCAGCACTGCCGCTTCAATCATCCGCGCAACCACCTGACCAGCGGTGCGCTGGGCACGATGGGTTTTGGCCTGCCGGCGGCGATGGGCGCGCAGTTCGCCTGCCCTGAGCGCACGGTGGTGCTGGTGTCCGGCGATGGCAGCTTCATGATGAACGTGCAGGAGCTGGCGACCATTGCCCGCTGCCGCCTGCCGGTGAAGATCATCCTGCTGGACAACAGCTCGCTGGGCATGGTGCGGCAGTGGCAGGAGCTGTTCTTCGCCGAGCGTTACAGCGAGATCGACCTGTCCGACAACCCGGACTTCGTGGCCCTGGCCAAGGTGTTCGGCATCGCGGCCACACGCATCGACGCGCGCGATGACGTCGAAGGTGGCCTGGCCGCACTGCTGGTCGAGCCGGGCCCGGCCCTGCTGCACGTGGCCATCGATGCACGCGCGAACGTGTGGCCGCTGGTGCCGCCCAATACCGCCAACAGCACCATGCTGGAAAGCAACCCTGCACATGCACGCCAGGAGATCCCCAATGCAATACCGGCTTGACCTGGTGCTGCAACCGGCCGAGGGCGCGCTGCTGCGCGTGATCGGCATGGCCGAACGTCGCGGTTTCGCACCGCGCGCGATCACCGGTGCGCCGGTGCCCGCCGACGATGGCCGTTGGCACCTGCAACTGGTGGTGGACAGCCAGCGCCCGCCGGAAACACTGTGCCGGCAGATGGAAAAGATCTACGACTGCGTTTCGGTGCAGATGACCGCACTGGAAGGAGTATCCGCATGAACGCCCGTACCGTATTCACCACGGTGCCGGTACGGAGGCGTCTTCTTCGCCGCCCGTGCCCGTATGCGGTGGTCGGCAACACCCTGCTGGTGGCCCATGCCGGCCGCTGATGCCAGCAAGGAAAGCGATGTCGGCGACGTAACCGTTGCCGACGTATTGGCTGCGCAGGCCCGCCTGCGCCGCTTCCTGCCGCCCACTCCGCTGCATCATGCCGAGCGCTTCGGCACCTGGCTGAAGCTGGAGAACCTGCAGCGCACCGGCTCGTACAAGGTGCGCGGCGCGCTGAATGCCCTGTTGGCCGCCCGCGAACGTGGCGATACCCGGCCGGTGATCTGCGCCTCGGCCGGCAATCACGCGCAGGGCGTGGCCTGGGCCGCCTATCGCCTGGATGTGCCGGCCATCGCCGTGATGCCGCATGGTGCGCCGGCCACCAAGATCGCTGGCGTCGCCCATTGGGGCGCAACCGTACGCCAGCATGGCAGCAGCTATGACGAGGCCTATGCATTCGCCGTCGAACTGGCACAGCGCCATGGCTACCGCTTCCTCTCTGCCTTCGACGATGCCGATGTCATCGCCGGCCAAGGCACCGTCGGCATCGAGCTGGCCGCGCATGCGCCGGA contains these protein-coding regions:
- a CDS encoding ion channel, translated to MPIAVTTRWLAIARRHPSAWLLGAQLLSVLLYPALDETAAGRAAVGVFGMAVLGLALWVVQRSPLGTWLALVLAIPAVVFSLSAALLDRPALGITAQLLESLLYFYTAGALIAYMLQDHKVTRDELFAAGATFTLLAWAFAFTFAVCQQWYPGSFQGGIGGAQRTWMELLYLSFSLLSGVGLSDVVPLHPQARALVMLEQFSGVMYVALVVSRLVGLTMLKRF
- the thiC gene encoding phosphomethylpyrimidine synthase ThiC, whose protein sequence is MNAQLSALQQQAQQLSESVTRPIPGSRKIHVPGSRPDLQVPMREIALTRTPTVFGGEENAPVTVYDTSGPYTDPDVRIDLSAGLPALRRGWVEERNDTEQLDGLSSSFGRAREHDPKLDPVRFPARSLPRRAQAGANVTQMHYARRGIITPEMEFVAIRENQRLQAIRDATLLQQHPGEAFGASIQQFITPEFVREEIARGRAVLPNNINHPESEPMIIGRNFLTKINANIGNSAVSSGIAEEVEKLVWAIRWGGDTVMDLSTGKHIHETREWIIRNSPVAIGTVPIYQALEKVDGRAEALTWEIFRDTLIEQAEQGVDYFTIHAGVLLRYVPLTAKRVTGIVSRGGSIMAKWCLAHHKENFLYTHFEDICEIMKAYDVTFSLGDGLRPGCIADANDAAQFGELETLGELTKIAWKHDVQTMIEGPGHVPMQLIKENMDKQLRECGEAPFYTLGPLTTDIAPGYDHITSAIGAAMIGWFGTAMLCYVTPKEHLGLPNRQDVRDGIMAYRIAAHAADLAKGHPGAQVRDNALSKARFEFRWEDQFHLGLDPEKAKGFHDETLPRDAHKLAHFCSMCGPHFCSMKITQDVREYAEKGMQEKSEQFRAAGAEVYQQG
- a CDS encoding BCCT family transporter, with amino-acid sequence MVFRISIALVLALALLAGLAPGPFNTVVQAALADVIRSVGWLYLLVVFLALVFLMYLAFGRFGNLRIGGEDAEPEFSRASWMSMLFAAGMGIGLVFWGAAEPISHFTKPPEGLSPQSMDAARASMRYAFFHWGLHPWAIYALIGLAMAWFQFNRNGRGLVSDMLQPIIGRHHRGWIGRVVNIAAVVATAIGVATTLGFGTIQIAAGVERVFGLQATVPVQMTIIAIAFVLYMASTASGVERGVKWLSNFNLALAALLAATVLVLGPTGFIFDTFTTTLGSYLNQLVTMSLRMSPFSGSTWVADWTIFYWAWWISWAPFVGSFIARISRGRSVREFVIGVVLAPTLLGFFWFAVFGGTALWAQIFGHADLVQALGNGYETVLFTLFDSLPASLMLSAVALVLLTIFFVTSADSAVLVLASMSTDEAGDPPLKRKLAWGIAVALIAAALLLAGGLEALQGMITIAALPFALLMVLVMVSLYRVLDQEYTRERRQAQRQRRMIDAWIAREMAAQEETQAEAARAQDSD
- the ggt gene encoding gamma-glutamyltransferase, with translation MSRRLARSLLAAAVLAAVPMLSQAADRITGHTFATRSEVIAPHAMAATSQPLATQIALDVMKAGGSAVDAAIAANAALGLMEPTGNGVGGDLFAIVWDPKTQKLYGYNGSGRSPKSLTLAEFQRRGLKEIPATGPLPVSVPGAVDGWFALHDRFGRKSMADNLAPAIRYAREGHPVAEVIAYYWDRSVPKLSQYPGFNEQFTIDGHAPRKGEMWKNPNLADTLQKIADGGRDAFYKGDIAHTIGDYFKKNGGYLSYQDMADHHGEWVEPVSSNYRGYDVWELPPNSQGIAALQILNVLEGYDFSKIPFGSPEHVHLFVEAKKLAFADRARFYADMAFQPAPVQKLISKDYAAQRRALISMDKALKEVQPGTPKQLEEGDTIYMTVADADGMMVSLIQSNYRGMGSGMAPPGLGFILQDRGEMFVLQRNHPNGYAPGKRPFQTIIPAFITKGGKPYASFGVMGGAMQPQGHAQIVMNLVDFGMNLQEAGDAPRIQHEGSTEPTGQATTMTDGGEVNLETGFPYETVRALMRKGHRVVFADGPYGGYQAILRDPETGVYYGASESRKDGQAAGY
- the ilvC gene encoding ketol-acid reductoisomerase, whose translation is MSTNELPQTKIAVIGYGSQGRAHALNLRESGFDVVVGLRPGGPTEVKAQADGFTVKAPADAVKDADLVAVLTPDMVQKKLYEDVLASNMKQGAVLLFAHGLNVHFDMIKPREDLDVVLVAPKGPGALVRREYEIGRGVPCIWAVYQDKSGKAAEYALAYAAGLGGARANLIQTTFKEETETDLFGEQAVLCGGASALVQAGFETLVEAGYQPEIAYYEVLHELKLIVDLFYEGGISRMLEFISETAQYGDYVSGPRVIDAGTKERMKEVLKDIQDGTFTKNWVAEYEAGLPNYNRFKQADLEHPIEKVGKELRAKMVWLQGQAA
- the ilvG gene encoding acetolactate synthase 2 catalytic subunit yields the protein MNSPTHRSAPPNGARWLTQALEAEGVRTLFGYPGGTIMPFYDALVDSSLKHILVRHEQGAALAANGFARASGQVGVCVATSGPGASNLVTGIADAMLDSVPMVCITGQVATPLLGTDAFQELDVFGLTMPIVKHSWLVRSVDDLPRVVADAFRIAREGRPGPVLIDLPKDVQLADASHLPAHVPASVEPPPAADADAIAEAITALAAAEKPVVYAGGGIALGDAVQDLRAFVEASAIPTVMTLRGLGALPPQHPQSLGMLGMHGTRAANMAVQESDLLLVLGARFDDRATGKLAEFAPFARVVHIDADAYEISKLRSADVAVPGNVGHAIRALRAAFPSPKAHQDAWRKRCAQHRDRFAARYDAPGQHIYAPALLKRLSELAPADTVVACDVGQHQMWVAQHCRFNHPRNHLTSGALGTMGFGLPAAMGAQFACPERTVVLVSGDGSFMMNVQELATIARCRLPVKIILLDNSSLGMVRQWQELFFAERYSEIDLSDNPDFVALAKVFGIAATRIDARDDVEGGLAALLVEPGPALLHVAIDARANVWPLVPPNTANSTMLESNPAHARQEIPNAIPA
- a CDS encoding ACT domain-containing protein, with the translated sequence MQYRLDLVLQPAEGALLRVIGMAERRGFAPRAITGAPVPADDGRWHLQLVVDSQRPPETLCRQMEKIYDCVSVQMTALEGVSA